From Peromyscus maniculatus bairdii isolate BWxNUB_F1_BW_parent chromosome 8, HU_Pman_BW_mat_3.1, whole genome shotgun sequence, a single genomic window includes:
- the LOC102906938 gene encoding olfactory receptor 2C1, with translation MEADSNSSSGSFILMGISDHPQLEMLFFAVILSSYLLTLLGNSTIILLSRLDARLHTPMYFFLSNLSSLDLAFTTSSVPQMLKNLWGPDKTISYGGCVTQLYVFLWLGATECILLVVMAFDRYVAVCRPLHYMTVMNPRLCWLLAAISWLGGLGNSVIQSTFTLQLPFCGHRKVDNFLCEVPAMIKLACGDTSLNEAVLNGVCTFFTAVPLSIILISYCFIAQAVMKIRSVEGRRKAFNTCLSHLVVVFLFYGSAIYGYLLPAKSSNQDQGKFISLFYSVVTPMVNPLIYTLRNKEVKGALGRLLGKGREAS, from the coding sequence ATGGAAGCTGACAGCAACAGCTCCTCTGGGAGCTTCATTCTGATGGGGATATCTGACCACCCGCAGCTGGAGATGCTCTTCTTCGCAGTCATCCTCTCCTCTTACCTGTTGACGCTGCTTGGGAACTCGACTATCATCCTGCTTTCCCGTCTGGATGCCCGgctccacacacccatgtacttcttcctcagcaACCTCTCTTCCTTGGACCTTGCCTTTACTACCAGCTCAGTGCCCCAAATGCTGAAAAATCTCTGGGGGCCAGACAAGACCATCAGCTATGGTGGGTGTGTAACTCAACTCTATGTTTTCCTTTGGCTGGGGGCCACTGAGTGCATACTGCTCGTGGTGATGGCATTTGATCGTTATGTGGCAGTTTGCCGACCCCTGCACTACATGACCGTCATGAATCCACggctctgctggctgctggctgctatCAGCTGGCTGGGGGGCTTGGGCAACTCTGTGATTCAGTCAACATTCACTCTGCAGCTCCCATTTTGTGGACACCGGAAGGTGGACAACTTCCTGTGTGAGGTACCCGCCATGATTAAATTGGCCTGTGGAGACACGAGCCTCAATGAGGCTGTGCTCAATGGTGTCTGCACTTTCTTCACTGCTGTCCCGCTAAGCATCATCCTGATCTCCTACTGCTTCATCGCTCAGGCAGTGATGAAGATCCGCTCTGTGGAGGGACGTCGGAAGGCCTTCAATACCTGCCTGTCCCATTTGGTAGTGGTCTTCCTCTTCTATGGCTCGGCTATCTATGGGTATCTGCTTCCAGCTAAGAGCAGTAATCAGGACCAGGGCaaattcatttctctcttctactCTGTGGTCACACCCATGGTGAATCCGCTCATCTACACTCTAAGGAACAAAGAGGTGAAGGGGGCCCTGGGAaggctgctggggaagggaagagaagccagctga